The following nucleotide sequence is from Deltaproteobacteria bacterium HGW-Deltaproteobacteria-2.
GCTTTTGTTCTCGAGGGATCAACGACGCGTACTTTTCCTCCAGTTCTTTGGCCTTTTCTGAAGCTCCCCATGATAAATAGGATTTGTGAGCCTTTTGCATGAAAAACCCGGCCTCATCCTTACAGGAAGAATCGAGATATAAGAGTGCCAGGCGTTCACAGGCAATGGCTTCTTCCTGCTTGTAACCATTGACCATCGCGCCTTCAATAGCCGCGTGATAGTGTTTCTGCGCCTCCTGGAAGCGTCCTCTCATTCTCATCATTTCTGCGGCCACAAGGTCATATTTGTGCCGGAAATTTTCAGGACAGGATTTTGCCCACCTGAGCATTTTTATCTGGTTGGCCTGGAGATAAATCAAATATTTTGCTTTTCTCAGTGAATCAGCTTCGGCATAAGATGCTGTGAGCGTCAGCGAATAGTATAAATAGAATTCCGGTATATGCAGATTTCCCAGGGCAGTTTTTTTTCTCACAATCCGTTGCATATCACGGACAAGATTGCGGCATTTTGAGTATTCACCAAAAAGATAATTTATTCTCAATCTGACCAGGGAGAAGTAAAATGTGCCGAGCATGTTGTTTTCAGCTTTATAATAATTAGTCTGCTCTTCCTCATCAAAACCATCTCTATTTAAACTGCCTCTGCTTTCGGTCAGACCTTTAAGACAGAGACACATACTTGTGTTTTCCATGTAGTTGCGCGCGATAAAAGGATCCTTACCTCCCAGTTGAAAATCTTTGTACTTTCCGTATTCCTCCAGAATGTCATCGATGTTGTCTCCCAGCATGATGCGGGTCATACCTATCAGATTTACGCTGTGTCCGCTGAAGATCAGGTCGCCGTTTTCGATCCCGTTTTTGTAGGCGTTTCTGAAGTAATCAAGATCGTATTTAGCGTGTTTCTGCCAATGCTGGATAAACATCGGGAAAGCAAATTCTACCCGACATCTGTTCTTTTTGTCGGCTATCTTTTCATTGACTTTTAATGCCGTTGATCCGAACCTGTAGCCGTGCTGATAAAACCCGAGGGAAGATCCTACAATGGAACCCATGGCAATATAGGCGAAGGGAGAATATTCGAAATTGATATCAAAGTCTAACAAGCGATCAACTCCGGTAATGACGATGTATGCAAATAAATTGGGATTATAATAAAACGCTACGGTGCCGGTATGGATTGCCAGGTAAGCGTAAGATAACTTTTCCCATAATTCCAGAGTAGGATTTTTAAACGACATGGACGGATGCACCCGCACATATTCGGCAGCTAATTCTTCCATATGACTTAGATTTCTCGGTTCGGAAATATATTGCATATTGATTAAATCTTCTATCTTCTTACGGCCGAATCGTAATCTAAGCTTCAGCAATTCCCACCCCAGACGGACATCGCTTGGATTTGTAGGTGTCTTGTATCCAACCATTTTCATGCCTTCCAAACCCACCCTCAGTGCGGCTTCATAGTTTCCCTGTGTTGTGTAGAGTACTATCATCAAGGTATAAACATTGGCCTTGTCAATATTCGATTTTGTGTTTTTTACCACAATATCAAATATTTTTTCGGCTTCACGGAAGTTCAGATTGAAATACTCGCATTCTATTGCTTCTCTGTATATGGAATAGGTAAGTTCGTAATGGCTTTTCCAGCAATACTCAGGCAGGAGTCCGATGGCGGTTTTTAAATAAGATGAAGCCGAGGCGTATGCCGTCGATTTTTTCGATTTCTGCGCGGCTTGCAAATTAAGCTTCGCCAGCATAATTTCTTCGTCCGCTCCACTTATGAACCGGATTCCTCTGTTGAGCTGATCGACAATATAAAATATTTTTTCGTTAAGATTATTAGCTCCGGTTTTTTTGAGTACGTTACTGCCGATACGATAATGCATGGCCGCCTTTTCTTTTTCCGGTATCATGGAATATACCGCTTCCTGAATGCGGTCATGGTGAAACTTGTAAATGTTTCCATGAAGGCTGATCATATCTTCTTGAATCGCGGAGGTGAGATCGGCAAGAGTTTCGTCGATTGATTTTCCGGAAACAACAGACAATGACTCAAGATCGAACCTGTTGCCGGTGCAAGCGCATATCTTTAGTACTTCCTGAGTTTTCTTCGGGAAATGGGATATTTTTTGGGCCATAAATTCTATAACGTTTTCGGTAACCTGCATCTCCCGTATTTTATTTATATCCCATTCCCATCCGGTTTTGGGATTCAGTTCCAGCAGATGATTATCGTAAACGTTTTTCAGAAACTGAATAACGAAGAATGGATTGCCGGCCGTTTTCTTGTTGATGAGCTCGGCAAGAGGCATGGATCTTTCAGCATCACATAAAAGCACATTCATGATGATCATATTGATGCTGGTCACATCCAGAGGGCCAAGTGTTATGCTGTGTATATTTCTGCCTTTCTTATGAATATTATTAAGCGTGAGTGTAAGAGGATGGGCATCATTTGTTTCGTTATCCCGGTAAGCTCCTATCAAAAACAAATATTTTGTTTCATAAGTGGTCATTAAGTTTTCCAGGAACTTTAAGCTGGCCTGGTCAGCCCACTGGAGGTCATCTAAGAAAATCACCAAGGGATGTTTTTCAGTTGTAAAAATATTTACAAAGTTTTGAAATACCAGGTTGAATCTATTCATTGATTCTTCCGGACCAAGTAACGGTAAGTCGGGCTGTTTATGAATGATAATCTCCAACTCAGGTATGACGTCAGTTATGACTTTCCCGTTTGGTCCCAGGGCGGAAAGCAGTTTTTTCCTCCACGATTGAATTTTTTCCTCGCTCTCGGAGATTATTTGCCGAATGAGTCCCTGAAAAGCCTGAATAATAGCGCTGTAAGGGACATCTTTTCTAAACGGGTCATATTTACCAAAAATGAAATAACCCTTTTTAGCAATAATCGGTTTGTAAATTTCATTAACCAGAGCTGATTTGCCGATTCCCGGCTGGCCTGTCACAAGCATCATTTCGCTTAAGCCCTTGCACGTTCGCTCAAAGCATCTCATTAATTCAATTCGTTCATTTTCACGATCTACAAGACTACGGGGGATATTGAATCGTATGGAAATATCCTTTGTTGCTATGGGGAATTCATCAATCTTGCCGTTTTGATTCAAAAGATTCAGACATTCGTCGATATCAGCCATTAATCCCAGACAACTCTGATATCGCTCCTCCGGATTTTTTGATAACATCTTCAAAATAATGGCGGACAATACCGGCGGAATGGAAGAGTTCACATCACTGGGAGACAAAGGCTGGCGTGCAATATGCGAATGAATTAGTTCCATCGGATCCTTGTATTTAAAGGGAACCTCGCCGGTCAGCATTTCGTAAAAGGTTGCACCCAGGGAGTATATATCCGTGCGGTAATCCACGCCCCTGTTCATCCTGCCGGTTTGCTCCGGGGACATATATGACAGGGTTCCTTCAATAACATCAGGATTATACAGCTCGTCATTTACATGTGTTAAGATTGCGGAAATACCGAAGTCGGTTATCTTGACTTCACCCTTTTCCGAATTGATCAGGATATTATCAGGCTTTATATCCAGATGAATAATATTATTCTTGTGAATTAATCCCAGTGTTTCGGATACTTTTGCTGAAATCTGTAAAAATGATTTTAATCCAAACTTTTCTATTTTTAATGTCTCTTTAATCGATTCACCGCCGAAATCCTCTTCGATAATGGCGTATTTGTCATCATGCTCAACAAGATCATATATTTTGATGATGTTTTGTATATCAAGATTTTTTACAAGATTATATTCCTGTTTGAATCGTGCAATTTCCGAAGGTGTTGGATATGCGGTTTTAAGCAGTTTAATGATGAACGGCTGAGTTTCATTTTCTTTGTTTCCGCGGTAAATAATTGAATTTCTGGTTTCGTGTATCTTTTCAGTTAGAATGTAATTTGCAAATTTTTCCATGATTTTTCATCTTTCCTATTGCAAAGAATTACTTAATGAAGCCACTGATATAACTAGAAAAATTTTACATCAATTCTGATTATGAAATTATTTTGAGTATCAAATAATTTGTTAATTAATTCAAGCGGAAATTTATTTATAAAAATTCTTAATTAAACTTATTGCTGAATTACAGCTTGGACTCTTTCACGGAAGAAAATATCTTTTTTTCAGTTTTGCTGCTGCAAATAAAAAATTTCTATTTATTGACGATAAGTAAAGTAAACAATCCTAAAATCCAGCAATAGTAAGCAAAATATTTCAAGCGCGCTTCACGGATGACAAGAAAAAAAAGTTTAAGAGATATAAAACCAGCTATCATGGAGCAGATGAAACCGGCAAGATATAGCCAAATTTCCGAAGATGGAATTTGCTTGAAGTAACTGGATTCTAATATTACGGCGCCGCTAACGGCCGGCAGGGAAAGCAGAAAGGAAAAACGTGCTGCCGTGAACCGGTTTAGCTTGCGAAAAATGCCGGCGGTTATAGTAGCTCCTGAGCGGGAAATACCTGGTAAAAGGGCCACAGCCTGGGCGAGCCCGATTAAAATGCTGTCTGTAAGATTCATATCTTTTCCGTCGCGCCGGGCATCCGTTACTTTGTCGGAAAAAAATAGCAGGAATCCCGTAATGATTAAAAAAAATGCTGCTGCCTGAGCTGATCCGAAAATGCCATGTAAATAGTCTTTAAATAAGAAACCGAAAAAAGCGACAGGCATGGTGCCGATAATTAAAAAAATAAAGATCTTTCTTAAAGAGATGATTTCCTTTGTACTGAAAAGTGTTACCGATTGGTTGGGCAGAAGAGCTTTGAGCATCCTCCAGATATCAACGCGGAAATAGAAAGCGACGGCAAACAGTGTGCCCAGATGCACTATTGCGTCAAAAGCAACTCCCGGTTGATGAAAATCCGGGAAAAAACTTTGAAGAATAACAAGATGAGCGGAGCTGCTAACAGGAAAAAGTTCGGTCAAGCCTTGGACTATGCCTAAAATTATAACAGTAGAGAGGTTCAAGTAGTCTCACTTTCTAAGTCTTTAATATTTAAGTTTTCCGTATTCTGCCAGTAGTTATAATTTTTTATGATTGTATTTCTTACTTTTTCAATCAACTCATGGCGGTTTTCAATATTTAAATTATTTACTTCTATCGGTTCGCCGATAATCAGTTTTATGGGACGGGGAATTATTCTCAGCGATTTTTGGGGCATGATTTCATCACTGCCGATAATAGTAACAGGCACAATCGGCGCACCAGATTCAATGGCGAGATAGAAAGCTCCCTGTTTAAAAGGTTTGATATCGTCCTTGCGGCTTCTTATGTCTTCCGGGAAGGTCATAATTGATTTTCCTTTCCATATTTGCAAAACGGCTTTGTCAATGTTTTTCATTGCTTCTTTTCGATTGTTCCTGTCGATTCCAATGTATCCGGCGCTTCTCATTGCCGCGCCGAATATAGGAATGCAGAATAACTCTTTTTTAGCGATCCAGCGGAATTGTACAGGTATGCAGGCCAGAGCAATTAAAATATCAAAATCGCTTTGATGGTTAGCCATAAAAATTTGCGGTTTGCCGCGCAAAAGATTTTCTCTGCCAATTACTTTAACTTTTATATTGCATATAAGAAGTAAACTTTTAGCCCACAGATTAGCCACCTTGTGCACTTTATTGTCGGCGTCGGAGAAGATTGAAAAAACTATAGACCAAAAGGACATAAATAAGGTTATAACTAAACCTAACGTTACTAATAGTACTGAATAAAGCATAAACGCCCTTATTTTTGAGGCAAATTACTTAATTCATGCCGCTTATACTGGATAATTCGGCTAAAGAACTTCAGTGCGCATTGCTTCTGAAGTTTTAGCCTCATTACAACTTACAGATATTACTGTGCTTCGCTTGTCATTTCCAGGTTTAATTAAAATTGGAATTTATTTTGTAAATATTTACTTAATAATGTTATTGA
It contains:
- a CDS encoding undecaprenyl-diphosphatase; its protein translation is MNLSTVIILGIVQGLTELFPVSSSAHLVILQSFFPDFHQPGVAFDAIVHLGTLFAVAFYFRVDIWRMLKALLPNQSVTLFSTKEIISLRKIFIFLIIGTMPVAFFGFLFKDYLHGIFGSAQAAAFFLIITGFLLFFSDKVTDARRDGKDMNLTDSILIGLAQAVALLPGISRSGATITAGIFRKLNRFTAARFSFLLSLPAVSGAVILESSYFKQIPSSEIWLYLAGFICSMIAGFISLKLFFLVIREARLKYFAYYCWILGLFTLLIVNK
- a CDS encoding 1-acyl-sn-glycerol-3-phosphate acyltransferase → MLYSVLLVTLGLVITLFMSFWSIVFSIFSDADNKVHKVANLWAKSLLLICNIKVKVIGRENLLRGKPQIFMANHQSDFDILIALACIPVQFRWIAKKELFCIPIFGAAMRSAGYIGIDRNNRKEAMKNIDKAVLQIWKGKSIMTFPEDIRSRKDDIKPFKQGAFYLAIESGAPIVPVTIIGSDEIMPQKSLRIIPRPIKLIIGEPIEVNNLNIENRHELIEKVRNTIIKNYNYWQNTENLNIKDLESETT